GTCCCATCTGAAAATGCATAACTATGATCAGAGGTGCGTGCTGCGTATTGAAACTGCAAGGAGAAGTGTGACAAAGGAATTGAAGGCCTCACTTGAGCTTCTGCACCCATGCTTCTGCGCCAATTGTCGAGCAGATCACATCGAGCTTCACAAGAAAAGATTCACTGGATTTTAGTACTACAAATAGAGCCTCACATAAATCACGCCCATTTTATGAAATGTTGTTCATTTGGAAATATCCGGGTGTAGAATGTGGACCGCAGGAGTGGTTGTCTCTAAACCGAAAGGTGAAAGTCCATGACAACCCTTTAGTCAGAAAAACGTTCATCCCAAATTCAAGACAGTTGCTTACTCAAAATGCTTCCATTTTCTAATCTGGTACCTCCATCAAATTGATGGTGGCCATTCGTAACAATCAACCATATGCTTTGCACTGAAGATGAAATTCAATCGTTTTCCGTGTCTTGGTTACTAGTTGGTACATTTCCATTTGTAAATTGTATGGTGACACCATTTCTATATCTAAATAAAAAGATTCAAATATTTTAAGAAAATTTCACGATCATTTTATTCGTACTCTAACTAAATGTGCTTTCATTACTCTCGTGAATAAAATGCATAGACAATCAATAAGAATATATGTACTATCATTTCGACTAATAATtcgtaagaaaaagaagaacatcaAGGTTTTTACGGGCATTATTCGCTAGAGATGGTAAGGGAAAATGAAGAGCAACAATCACCTGGCCATTGTACACCGTTACATTCACGCCGTAAGATAACAACTCATCAACCTGTGGTACCGCAGAGAGTAATCAATTAGTCAAACAACGTCCATTTCATCGCACTTtaagaacaaaaaaataaattaaacaaaTATATGTCGGTCGGACAGGAACCAAGCTCACTTGCCTCGTCGATCCTAGGCTTCATGATGCCATTGACTAGGGCATTGTAGACCAGCTCCGACATCCCGTGCCACGTAAGGTTGTTGGGGATGATTTTAAGCTTTTCCTTGATGACCCCGTTCATGATGCCATCGATGGTATTGGGACCAGATGTAGCCTCCTTTCTACTGAGGTACGTCGAGTACTTCACTGTCTGGGCATTGGTCGTCGCTGCCATCGACGATGAAGAGGTCGTTGACACCGGATCCATGCCGGTGTCAAGCAAGAAGTTGTAGGTGTCCTGCAAAGAGGGAAAACAAGACCCCCTAAGGTCTCGAAAGAAGTTGAAACCTACATTAAGCTAGTTGAAAGCTACATTAAGTTAGTTGAAAGCTAGTTCGGACTTACAACGCCGGCGCTTTTGGAGTCGATAAACCCCAGCAAGTCCGCCCACGAGCTCCACGCGGCGGCAAACTGCCCCGCCGCGATCTGCTCCTTCACCGACGCCGCCTTGCTGACAATATATGTTTCCTTtcaagaaggcagcaggaagggagGAATCACGCATGGTAGGTCGAATGTTTACTTACCCTTTGGCGGCGTCGCCGGCGTTGTCGTCGAGCCTCGACACGTCCAGCAGCAGCGGCGCGTAGGAGAGCTGCACGAGCGCCATTATTATTTCCAACCACGCACGGCTATGTCTGTCTATGAATCCGGAAAGAAATCCAAGAAACCATGTTTTGCTCACCGCGAAATCCTCGGGCGAGATGAAGCTGTCGCCGAGCGCGACCCCGGCGAGCGTGAGGTTGAGCTCGCCGGCATGGATGGCCCGGACGGCGGAGACGCCGAGCGTGACGGCGTACTTGCCGCCGTAGGACTCGGCGACGAGGAACAGCGGGCTCCCGTCCCGCAGGGCGGGCACCTCCTCGGCGAGCGCCTTGAGGAGCGCCGTGGCGTCCGCGGCCGCCTCCCAGTCGCTGGTCACCAGCGCGCTGGCGTCCTCCGCGTAGCTGTACCCGACGCCCACGGGGTTGTCCTGCCATTGCCATGCATGCATGGAGCCATCAACGCAGGGAACACGATGAATCGGCAATGCCGGTGGCGGTCAGGAAGAATAATAGTCGTGGAGGAGGAGGCTGACCACGAAGATGAGGTCGGCCTTGTGCAGCCAGGTGGAGTTGCGGGGGTTGAGGTCGACGTCCAGCGGCCCGACCTCCAGGAAGTTGCCGATGCCGACGCCGGACGCTCCCTGCTCGGCAGACAGACATACATCGACGGTGAGCTTTCGCCGGCCGGTACGGTGGGCAGCCATGGCTCCGGCATAGGTACGTaagtgagaagagaagagaagacgaTCGCGTACGTACCGGGCCGCCCTGCAGCCAGAGCACGGTCGGCCACGGGCTGGACGGCGTGGACACCCTCTGCGCAGAGGGGCTCTTGTAGTACCACCAGAACAGGTGAGCCTCTGCAGCAAGCACCAAAAACCAAAGGAGCTTCAGACTCTCGCGCCAACGAACGATTACCAGAAGGGAGCACGTGGATTACTTGGCCGGACTTCGACGTATCCCCAGAGCTCGCTGCCGTCGGGGGCGCCGGCGGTGACCACGGACGCGGCGAGGCCGGCGCTGAGCAGCGAGAGGCAGCAGAGGATCACGACGGACAAGAGAGTAACAGGACGCCAGTGCCTGTCCATCTTCAAAGTGTCGCACACACTTGCACGAACTGTGTTGGTGCGGTTACTAATTAACAAGCGTTACGCGTCTAAATAGGTGCCGCGCGCCATTGACGGTGGCTGCGCATAAACAAATGCTTCATCGGGAATTCTAATGCGGCGGGCTGCTATCTACCAGCATCAGTCGTAACGCCGTCGGGTCGACCACAATTACGCCGGCAATTTCATCCCGCTCTAGGGCGGCTTGGTCAAAACGGGCTGAATTCGTCACCGGATATTAATTTTTCCAGCGCAATCTGTgttcttagagcatcttcaacagtctGTATGTTTAATCGTTGGTATAAGTGTCCACGTTAGCAGCCAACAGCACATTATACAAGCTTTTCAATGGGGTGTATGTTAACCGTGTATAAAATAACTAAGCGGGCCCATTAAATATTGAAGAAATGACTACGCTTGCCTCGGAGCTTGTGCCTGAACCATTGTTTCAAGTTCATACGatttcattctctctcttcttttattatgtGTCATCTCATCAAAATCGTCTATGTGACAAttttaccaacgatgatcatacGACTAAAGATGCTCTTAACGGTTTCATTCAACAGCACCACTAGAACAAAAAGGACTGTTGATACATgacaagagaaaaaaaaaagaggaagcgaAATAGGTCAAACAGCTACTACGTATGTGAGAAAATTATTACTATCAGTGTACACTACAGTTGCCTGGGCATCGATCAACAATTCCAGAATCAATCACCTATGCTTGGGCATCAACGCAGAGgaagcttgttgctgctgctgccgctgccTTCAGTGGCTTCTCTTCAGCGCCGAAAGAAAGCCCGACTTCGTCTTCTGCCGGCCCTCGCCGTCGGCTCCCACCTGTCATTGTTACTTCCAAATCAGATATCAACATAGCCGGATCATAATAAATTATAAGTAACCCCTCCGCTTAGCAGGAAGTACGCGGTGAATTCCGACAGAAAAACTGCCTTTTGGTGCAGTTAAATGGAAAATTACGCGATATTCGCTGAAGCATGTTGATGGATTCCGATGGAAAAACAACGGGAGGCGAGGCTGACCTCTTTGGAGAGTCTCTGAAGGATGTCCAAGATCTGGGAGAAGTCGGGCCTCTCGGCCGAATCTTTGTGCCAACATTTCTGAAGTAGCT
This genomic stretch from Hordeum vulgare subsp. vulgare chromosome 6H, MorexV3_pseudomolecules_assembly, whole genome shotgun sequence harbors:
- the LOC123403846 gene encoding serine carboxypeptidase-like 51, translated to MDRHWRPVTLLSVVILCCLSLLSAGLAASVVTAGAPDGSELWGYVEVRPKAHLFWWYYKSPSAQRVSTPSSPWPTVLWLQGGPGASGVGIGNFLEVGPLDVDLNPRNSTWLHKADLIFVDNPVGVGYSYAEDASALVTSDWEAAADATALLKALAEEVPALRDGSPLFLVAESYGGKYAVTLGVSAVRAIHAGELNLTLAGVALGDSFISPEDFALSYAPLLLDVSRLDDNAGDAAKGKAASVKEQIAAGQFAAAWSSWADLLGFIDSKSAGVDTYNFLLDTGMDPVSTTSSSSMAATTNAQTVKYSTYLSRKEATSGPNTIDGIMNGVIKEKLKIIPNNLTWHGMSELVYNALVNGIMKPRIDEVDELLSYGVNVTVYNGQLDVICSTIGAEAWVQKLKWDGLKNFTSLPRQPLYCGSSKVTQAFVRSYKNLHFYWILRAGHFVPADQPCIALSMISSITQSPAS